A stretch of the Deltaproteobacteria bacterium CG11_big_fil_rev_8_21_14_0_20_42_23 genome encodes the following:
- a CDS encoding methylmalonyl Co-A mutase-associated GTPase MeaB: MQNLLKDAKMGNIKALARLISTLIEGGKTDLSLLSQLADARKQAHVVGITGPPGAGKSTLTNLLISRYRKRGFKVGVLAIDPSSPFTGGALLGDRIRMLGHAEDKDVFIRSLGSRGMTGGLARHTEEVLCAYAACGFHHIIVETVGVGQTELGIMELADTSVVVLVPESGDTIQTMKSGLLEAADIFVVNKADREGASQFSTALRVQKEINSKASKWDVPIVLTQAINDEGIDDLFSLLQDHEHFVHTHPEMTEKKMTLVLQSFLDLLRDESFSRLLRSLEQDASFKRILEDVKAGSLNPYQALEKVMALTSFSDGVHR; this comes from the coding sequence GGCTTTAGCCAGGCTCATCAGCACGCTTATAGAAGGGGGAAAAACCGATCTTTCTTTGCTTTCCCAGCTCGCGGATGCCAGGAAACAAGCCCATGTAGTGGGCATTACTGGCCCTCCCGGAGCTGGAAAATCAACCCTCACCAACCTGCTTATTTCGCGCTATCGCAAGCGTGGGTTCAAAGTGGGCGTTTTGGCCATCGACCCCAGTTCTCCTTTTACGGGCGGCGCTCTTTTGGGCGATCGCATTCGCATGCTGGGCCATGCCGAAGATAAAGACGTGTTCATCCGTTCGCTTGGCAGCCGCGGCATGACGGGCGGGCTCGCCAGACACACCGAAGAAGTGCTGTGTGCCTATGCTGCGTGCGGCTTCCATCATATTATAGTTGAAACGGTTGGCGTGGGCCAAACTGAGCTTGGCATTATGGAGCTTGCCGATACCAGCGTGGTGGTTCTTGTTCCAGAATCTGGCGACACCATTCAAACCATGAAGTCCGGCTTGCTTGAAGCCGCCGACATTTTTGTGGTGAACAAGGCCGATAGAGAAGGGGCTTCGCAGTTTTCAACAGCGCTTCGGGTGCAAAAGGAAATCAACAGCAAGGCTTCAAAGTGGGATGTCCCCATTGTGCTTACGCAAGCCATAAATGACGAAGGCATCGATGACCTCTTTAGCCTCTTGCAAGATCACGAACACTTTGTGCACACGCATCCCGAGATGACCGAAAAGAAAATGACACTGGTTCTGCAATCGTTTTTAGATTTACTCCGCGACGAAAGTTTTTCTCGTCTTCTGCGATCTTTAGAACAAGATGCATCCTTTAAACGTATTCTTGAAGACGTAAAAGCGGGAAGCCTCAATCCCTATCAAGCGCTTGAAAAAGTGATGGCGCTTACATCTTTTTCTGATGGAGTGCACCGCTAA